In Planctomycetaceae bacterium, the following proteins share a genomic window:
- a CDS encoding DUF1559 domain-containing protein produces MNPYQSPERLPPGDKIPFRDGVATSKPKLQLVEWAAAGVLVVILAALWMNSVGSARSPGLRKNCRNQMKQIVIALHNYHDDFGRFPPAVVYDSYGRAAHSWRVLLLPYMDSGEIYHRYRFDEPWNGPNNRLLSDFIPDVYQCPAYKERFSAIPSVHPVVDRLTNYVLICGPDCLFDGDRAPQISSVTDGTASTIMLADVQDRAVHWMEPRDITPSELLTELRSTHSGRGEGHNRGMSVGFVDGSVRTILHDTPEAELEALTTICLSDSTEFDF; encoded by the coding sequence GTGAACCCCTACCAATCTCCGGAGCGACTGCCTCCCGGTGACAAAATTCCATTCAGAGATGGCGTTGCTACATCCAAACCAAAGCTTCAACTCGTGGAATGGGCGGCCGCCGGTGTGCTTGTTGTCATCCTGGCCGCTTTATGGATGAATTCCGTTGGGAGCGCTCGTTCCCCGGGGCTACGCAAGAATTGCCGGAACCAGATGAAGCAGATTGTTATCGCATTGCACAACTATCACGATGACTTTGGAAGATTTCCTCCCGCCGTTGTCTACGACAGCTACGGGCGGGCGGCACACAGCTGGAGAGTGCTGCTTTTGCCGTACATGGATTCGGGAGAAATCTACCACCGTTATCGCTTTGATGAGCCCTGGAACGGCCCCAATAACCGCCTGCTGTCGGATTTCATACCGGATGTTTACCAGTGTCCGGCCTACAAAGAGCGATTCAGCGCCATACCGTCGGTGCATCCGGTCGTCGACCGATTGACGAACTACGTGCTGATCTGTGGACCAGATTGCCTGTTTGACGGCGATCGTGCTCCGCAGATTTCGTCGGTCACTGACGGAACCGCTTCGACGATTATGCTGGCAGATGTACAGGATCGGGCCGTGCACTGGATGGAGCCCCGGGATATTACGCCTTCAGAATTGTTGACCGAGCTTCGTTCCACGCACAGTGGTCGAGGCGAAGGTCACAATCGCGGCATGTCTGTCGGATTTGTGGATGGAAGTGTCAGGACAATTCTTCACGACACGCCTGAGGCAGAGCTGGAAGCGTTAACAACAATTTGTCTCAGCGATTCAACTGAATTCGATTTTTGA
- a CDS encoding FHA domain-containing serine/threonine-protein kinase: MQAPAVSSEFLELLEKSGLYTAAQVVRIGEKLDVDATAPARDMARRLVKERVLTPFQAERILEGRYRGLVIDRYRIREMLGFGGMGCVFIAEDPQEKRKVAIKVMSAEHSLDAGMLTRLKLEARAGMLLQHPNIIKTFRLDSTGAVWYLVMDLIRGISLHELVALKGPLPWAAACDVGVQIASALQEAHDHGIIHRDIKPANFLIEQNGTAHLLDFGLALMDNVQDDEFSLSMLFGHDCLGTPDYIAPEQIVDSRKVDPRADIYSLGATLFVAMTARVPFPDKSNKAKLEAHKTRKVRTVCELRPDIPPAVGAIIARMMEKDPSRRFQSAQEVADALRQHAKRQDISFDFREIVTLRAKQARTRAENTPRKSRVNQRSSITNASGWLRSHTEQLSAAADTFARSETPAVGQAGSDLGMTGRRVPGQSQSTSASRVHQAAPSGWRIQFIGQKSRLPVMRARTSIGRGHDADIVVQDGDLDEIQCWLEFDGSNWQLKQQSRAYPTYLNGRIASYGPVRHGDVLTFGTRKQGFRLINIQQLEKIRQRTQLITVLTIVAAAIAVVAWWWTNR; encoded by the coding sequence ATGCAGGCACCGGCCGTATCCAGCGAGTTTCTGGAACTGCTTGAAAAAAGCGGGTTGTACACTGCTGCGCAGGTGGTTCGAATTGGTGAGAAACTGGATGTGGACGCGACTGCGCCGGCTCGTGACATGGCGAGGCGGCTGGTCAAAGAGCGAGTCCTCACGCCGTTTCAGGCAGAACGGATTCTTGAGGGGCGTTATCGCGGCCTCGTCATTGATCGTTATCGCATCCGCGAGATGCTTGGATTCGGTGGAATGGGGTGCGTCTTTATCGCGGAAGACCCCCAGGAAAAGCGAAAAGTTGCAATCAAGGTGATGTCGGCAGAACATTCGCTGGATGCGGGGATGCTGACGCGGCTGAAACTGGAAGCCAGGGCTGGGATGCTGCTCCAGCATCCAAACATCATCAAGACATTTCGACTGGACAGCACTGGCGCTGTCTGGTACCTGGTGATGGATCTGATCCGCGGAATCAGCCTTCACGAACTGGTGGCGCTGAAGGGCCCGCTCCCGTGGGCGGCGGCGTGTGATGTTGGCGTGCAAATCGCCAGTGCATTGCAGGAAGCGCACGACCATGGAATTATTCATCGCGATATCAAACCGGCCAACTTCCTTATCGAACAGAACGGGACTGCCCACCTGCTGGACTTTGGCCTTGCGCTGATGGACAACGTGCAGGATGACGAGTTCTCGTTGTCGATGCTGTTTGGACACGATTGTCTCGGGACACCGGACTACATCGCCCCGGAGCAGATTGTTGATAGTCGAAAAGTTGATCCGCGAGCAGACATTTACAGCCTGGGAGCCACGTTGTTTGTTGCGATGACGGCTCGGGTTCCGTTTCCGGACAAGTCCAACAAGGCAAAACTGGAAGCACACAAGACGCGGAAAGTTCGGACTGTCTGCGAGCTTCGTCCTGACATTCCGCCTGCCGTTGGCGCCATCATTGCTCGCATGATGGAAAAGGACCCATCGCGGAGATTCCAGTCGGCCCAGGAAGTTGCGGATGCTCTGCGGCAGCATGCAAAGCGGCAGGACATCTCCTTCGATTTTCGGGAGATCGTAACGCTCCGCGCCAAACAGGCGCGCACCCGGGCGGAAAATACCCCCAGGAAATCGAGGGTGAATCAGCGTTCTTCAATCACGAATGCGTCCGGCTGGCTCAGAAGCCATACAGAGCAGTTATCTGCAGCAGCGGACACATTTGCCAGATCCGAAACGCCGGCCGTTGGTCAGGCTGGCAGTGATCTCGGAATGACAGGACGAAGAGTTCCGGGACAGTCGCAATCCACTTCAGCCAGTCGCGTCCATCAGGCGGCACCGTCCGGCTGGCGGATCCAGTTCATCGGTCAGAAGAGTCGTCTGCCCGTGATGCGGGCGAGAACTTCAATCGGTCGCGGACACGATGCCGACATCGTTGTTCAGGATGGAGATCTGGACGAAATTCAGTGCTGGCTGGAATTTGATGGAAGCAACTGGCAACTCAAGCAGCAATCGCGGGCTTACCCAACGTATCTGAATGGCAGAATTGCTTCATACGGGCCTGTGCGGCATGGTGACGTGCTGACATTCGGAACCCGGAAACAGGGGTTTCGACTGATCAACATCCAACAGCTTGAGAAGATTCGCCAGAGAACTCAGCTGATCACAGTTCTTACCATTGTCGCGGCAGCGATCGCAGTTGTTGCCTGGTGGTGGACGAATCGATAA
- a CDS encoding diaminopimelate decarboxylase codes for MTTKKSLPFSDELIRRIAETYPTPFYLYDERGIRSTARELKDAFSWCPGFREYFAVKATPNPHLLKICREEGLGADCSSLAELILSERVGMTGEDIMFTSNNTLAHEYKAARDLGAIINLDDITHIDYLQESAGLPNLLCFRYNPGSAREGNVIIGKPEEAKYGFTEAQLFEGYRRLKDLGVQRFGLHTMVASNELDGSFFVETARMVFDLAVRIHKDVGVRMEFVNLGGGIGIPYRPEQQPVDLHSVAAGVRDLYNSMIVPAGLDPLNVLMENGRMITGPHGVLITKAVHHKHIYRDYVGVDACMANLMRPGMYGAYHHISVIGKQDAPHDRVVDVVGSLCENNDKFAINRSLPAVERGDLLAIHDAGAHGHAMGFQYNGKLRCAELLVCEDGSVKQIRRAETVDDYFATLDFSAFQGS; via the coding sequence ATGACCACCAAGAAATCTCTGCCATTTTCCGACGAACTGATTCGCCGGATCGCTGAAACTTACCCGACCCCGTTCTATCTCTATGATGAACGCGGGATCCGCAGCACTGCACGCGAACTGAAAGATGCATTCAGTTGGTGCCCGGGATTTCGGGAATACTTTGCAGTCAAAGCGACACCGAATCCTCACCTGCTGAAAATCTGTCGCGAAGAGGGCCTTGGCGCGGACTGCTCCAGTCTCGCAGAACTGATCCTGTCTGAGCGAGTGGGCATGACTGGTGAAGACATCATGTTCACATCAAACAATACGCTCGCGCACGAATACAAGGCCGCTCGTGACCTTGGTGCCATCATCAACCTGGACGACATCACACACATCGATTACCTGCAGGAATCCGCCGGTCTGCCGAATTTACTGTGTTTTCGTTACAACCCCGGTTCCGCTCGCGAAGGCAATGTCATCATCGGCAAGCCCGAGGAAGCGAAGTATGGCTTTACCGAAGCACAACTGTTCGAAGGATATCGCCGCCTGAAGGACCTGGGCGTTCAACGCTTTGGTCTGCATACCATGGTGGCCTCGAACGAACTTGACGGTAGCTTCTTTGTCGAAACCGCTCGGATGGTGTTTGACCTGGCTGTGAGAATCCACAAGGACGTTGGCGTCCGCATGGAATTCGTCAACCTGGGCGGCGGCATCGGTATTCCGTATCGCCCCGAGCAACAGCCTGTTGACCTGCACAGTGTGGCGGCAGGTGTTCGTGATCTCTACAACAGCATGATCGTTCCTGCAGGGCTGGATCCGTTGAATGTACTGATGGAGAACGGACGTATGATCACTGGACCACATGGTGTCCTGATCACGAAAGCTGTTCATCACAAACACATCTACCGCGACTACGTTGGAGTGGATGCCTGTATGGCCAATCTGATGCGTCCCGGAATGTACGGGGCCTATCATCACATTTCCGTGATCGGAAAGCAGGATGCACCACACGATCGCGTCGTGGATGTCGTCGGTTCGTTGTGCGAAAATAACGACAAGTTTGCAATCAACCGTTCTCTGCCGGCTGTAGAACGAGGAGATCTGCTGGCGATACACGACGCAGGTGCCCACGGTCATGCCATGGGATTTCAGTACAACGGAAAGCTGCGTTGCGCGGAACTGCTGGTTTGCGAAGATGGATCGGTCAAACAGATTCGTCGAGCCGAAACGGTAGATGACTACTTCGCAACACTGGACTTCAGCGCGTTCCAGGGCTCTTAA
- a CDS encoding sugar phosphate isomerase/epimerase family protein, which yields MTSWPIGVFASVDAGLGVHLEVVRELGIPSIQLHAPHQETRTPEAASAFLQKCSDAGITITAVFGGFEGESYADIATTARTVGLVPEETRAARVQEMKEISDFTRLLGCDTVALHIGFVPEDESSDSYKNLIETTRDLLDHIDANGQKLHLETGQETAEHLLHFIGAVQRDNLYINFDPANMILYGTGEPIDALKKVGRYVRSIHCKDAKWAAPEVRGTAWGQEVALGEGDVGMENYLRTLHEIGYTGPLTIEREIPQDPIRQKADIGHAVRLLEDLRAKILS from the coding sequence ATGACCAGTTGGCCGATTGGGGTTTTCGCATCGGTAGATGCCGGACTTGGTGTTCACCTTGAAGTGGTTCGCGAACTTGGTATCCCAAGCATTCAATTGCATGCACCACATCAGGAAACTCGGACGCCTGAGGCTGCTTCTGCGTTTCTGCAGAAGTGTTCCGATGCCGGAATCACCATCACCGCTGTCTTCGGCGGATTCGAAGGGGAAAGCTATGCGGATATCGCAACGACAGCTCGAACTGTGGGGCTGGTACCGGAAGAAACCCGAGCGGCTCGCGTGCAGGAGATGAAGGAAATTAGCGACTTCACCAGACTACTCGGCTGCGACACGGTCGCGCTTCACATCGGCTTCGTCCCGGAGGATGAATCTTCGGATAGCTACAAGAATCTGATCGAAACGACGCGAGATCTCCTGGACCACATTGATGCCAACGGCCAAAAACTGCACCTCGAAACAGGACAGGAAACGGCAGAGCATCTTCTGCACTTTATCGGTGCCGTACAGCGTGACAATCTGTACATTAACTTCGATCCGGCCAACATGATTCTTTACGGTACAGGCGAACCTATCGATGCGTTGAAAAAAGTCGGTCGCTATGTTCGCAGCATCCACTGCAAGGATGCGAAATGGGCAGCTCCGGAGGTGAGAGGCACGGCCTGGGGACAGGAAGTGGCACTGGGGGAAGGTGATGTTGGGATGGAAAATTATCTGCGAACACTCCATGAAATCGGATACACCGGACCGCTGACCATCGAACGAGAGATCCCTCAGGACCCGATTCGTCAGAAGGCTGACATTGGACATGCCGTCCGCCTGCTGGAGGATCTGAGAGCGAAAATTCTGTCATAG
- a CDS encoding methyltransferase domain-containing protein, translating into MQSLKDQFAFFRQFRERFETTGAIAPSSGFLARSMTRFLANRNREQPTRVLEIGPGTGPVTDRIVRLLGPGDEFDLVELNEIFVERLRERFQSDAAWKTVADISKVHQLPLQEFASDAPYDFVISGLPLNNFPADLVASIADAYFRLLKPGGTLSYFEYMYVRPIRKLVTRGEEQKRIVRIDDIMQGHCERHRIARDNIWMNIPPAWVQHLQTSPDAVLIPGASLRSGPEPSSDGR; encoded by the coding sequence ATGCAGTCACTGAAGGATCAGTTCGCGTTCTTTCGTCAATTCAGAGAACGCTTTGAAACGACCGGGGCTATCGCGCCCAGCAGTGGCTTTTTAGCGCGTTCCATGACGCGATTTCTGGCAAATCGTAACAGAGAACAGCCAACGCGTGTGCTTGAAATTGGTCCGGGCACCGGTCCCGTAACCGACAGAATCGTACGACTGCTTGGACCGGGTGATGAATTTGATCTGGTCGAACTGAATGAGATCTTTGTTGAGCGACTGAGAGAACGTTTTCAATCAGATGCCGCATGGAAGACTGTCGCGGATATCTCCAAGGTTCATCAATTGCCGCTTCAGGAATTTGCATCGGACGCTCCCTACGACTTTGTCATTTCCGGATTGCCACTCAATAATTTTCCCGCGGATCTGGTTGCCAGCATTGCGGACGCGTATTTTCGTCTCCTGAAACCGGGAGGTACCCTCAGCTATTTCGAGTACATGTACGTTCGGCCGATTCGCAAGCTTGTCACTCGTGGCGAAGAACAGAAACGCATCGTTCGGATCGATGACATCATGCAGGGGCATTGTGAACGCCACCGAATTGCTCGAGACAATATCTGGATGAACATTCCGCCCGCATGGGTTCAACACTTACAGACGAGTCCGGACGCGGTACTCATACCCGGCGCCAGTTTGAGATCAGGTCCAGAGCCCAGTTCCGACGGTCGGTGA
- the araD gene encoding L-arabinonate dehydratase — protein MTLKTEHFESMFSTPRRTAEQLRSYRYLGPDDLRSFGHRSRQKQFGFNTQEFAGKPVIGILNTWNDLISCHAHFRQRVEEIKRGVWQAGGFPVEIPVMGLSETFMKPTSMYYRNMLAMEAEEVLRTYPIDAAVLMSGCDKTTPALLMGALSANIPSIVMPGGPMNRTSWRGEQLGSGSDVWKYWAERGAGRLSCEAWCQLEDHIAASPGHCMTMGTASTMTALAEVLGMALPGSSSMPATHSGHSRMAAATGMQAVELAWHDVQPAQIMNKAAFENAITTLMAIGGSTNAIVHLMAMAGRAQVPLSLEDFDRLSQTTPVLANLRPTGKYIMADFFDAGGLQALLCQIQDLLNLDCLTVAGQTLRDGLGDGAIFDEDVIRVRSNPVCATGSLAVLRGNLCPDGAVIKPAAAESQLLQHTGPAIVFKDYPDLKARIDDPELKLTKDHVIVLQNAGPLGAPGIPEWGMLPIPKYLLQQGVRDMLRISDARMSGTSYGACVLHVSPESFVGGPLALVQDGDMISLDVNRRQLNLQVDDAEMQLRRAAWTTPKPKFSRGYGKLYFDQTTQAHEGCDFRFLHADGSQDPDPSIY, from the coding sequence ATGACACTGAAAACTGAGCACTTTGAGTCTATGTTCTCGACACCTCGTCGTACCGCCGAACAACTTCGCAGTTATCGATACCTCGGACCGGACGATCTGCGTTCGTTCGGACATCGTTCCCGACAGAAACAGTTTGGTTTCAATACCCAGGAATTTGCAGGCAAGCCTGTCATCGGTATTTTGAATACCTGGAATGACCTGATCAGCTGCCATGCTCACTTCCGTCAGCGTGTGGAGGAAATCAAACGGGGCGTTTGGCAGGCGGGCGGGTTTCCTGTTGAGATCCCGGTCATGGGGCTCAGCGAAACATTCATGAAGCCAACATCGATGTACTATCGCAACATGCTTGCGATGGAAGCCGAAGAGGTTCTGCGCACCTATCCAATCGATGCTGCGGTGCTGATGTCCGGGTGCGACAAGACGACACCGGCACTGTTGATGGGTGCCCTGAGTGCGAACATTCCGTCCATTGTGATGCCCGGTGGCCCGATGAACAGAACTTCATGGCGGGGCGAACAGCTGGGCAGCGGCAGCGACGTCTGGAAGTACTGGGCCGAACGCGGAGCTGGCCGGTTATCCTGCGAAGCATGGTGTCAACTGGAAGATCATATTGCCGCATCACCGGGCCACTGCATGACCATGGGCACCGCCAGCACAATGACAGCGCTCGCGGAGGTTCTGGGGATGGCGCTGCCAGGTTCGTCATCTATGCCTGCAACTCATTCCGGACATTCACGGATGGCGGCAGCCACTGGCATGCAGGCTGTTGAGCTGGCATGGCACGATGTGCAGCCAGCTCAGATCATGAACAAGGCGGCCTTCGAAAACGCGATTACAACATTGATGGCAATTGGTGGTTCGACCAACGCGATCGTTCATCTGATGGCAATGGCCGGGCGGGCGCAGGTGCCACTGTCGCTTGAAGATTTTGACCGGCTGTCGCAAACGACACCTGTCCTGGCAAATCTCCGCCCCACGGGCAAATACATCATGGCCGATTTTTTTGACGCGGGTGGCCTGCAGGCACTCCTGTGTCAGATTCAGGACCTGCTGAATCTGGATTGTCTGACCGTCGCTGGCCAGACGCTGAGAGATGGTCTTGGGGATGGAGCCATTTTTGATGAAGATGTCATCCGTGTACGCAGCAATCCTGTTTGTGCAACGGGAAGTCTCGCTGTGCTTCGCGGAAATCTTTGCCCGGATGGTGCGGTCATTAAGCCCGCCGCTGCGGAATCGCAACTATTGCAGCACACCGGCCCGGCGATCGTCTTCAAAGACTATCCCGACCTGAAAGCACGTATCGACGATCCCGAGCTGAAGCTGACCAAAGACCACGTCATCGTTCTGCAAAACGCAGGACCGTTAGGCGCACCCGGGATCCCGGAGTGGGGCATGCTGCCGATCCCTAAATACCTGCTTCAGCAGGGCGTTCGTGATATGTTGCGGATCAGTGATGCTCGCATGAGTGGTACCAGCTATGGTGCGTGTGTACTGCATGTTTCCCCGGAGTCATTTGTCGGCGGACCACTGGCCCTGGTGCAGGACGGCGACATGATTTCGCTTGATGTCAACAGACGACAACTGAATCTTCAGGTGGATGACGCCGAAATGCAGCTCCGCAGGGCAGCATGGACGACGCCTAAGCCAAAATTCAGTCGAGGCTACGGCAAACTTTACTTTGACCAGACGACTCAGGCTCACGAAGGCTGCGACTTTCGTTTCCTGCACGCCGATGGAAGTCAGGATCCGGATCCCAGCATCTACTGA
- a CDS encoding 3-hydroxyacyl-ACP dehydratase FabZ family protein, which yields MNTEEIKNCIPHRDPFLWLDEITEITENHIVARKRLPTDLPVFQGHYPSFPVFPGVLQCEACFQAGAVLISKLIETASTDVPVVTRLNNVQFRKMIRPEDTIEIVVDLTDRLANAFYLKGKVSVDGKVTARLEFVCTATAVE from the coding sequence ATGAATACCGAAGAAATCAAAAACTGTATCCCTCATCGTGACCCGTTTCTTTGGCTGGATGAGATCACCGAAATCACCGAAAACCATATCGTTGCCAGAAAACGCCTGCCGACCGACTTGCCAGTATTTCAGGGGCACTATCCATCGTTCCCGGTTTTCCCCGGCGTCCTTCAATGCGAAGCCTGCTTTCAGGCCGGAGCCGTGTTGATTTCAAAACTGATCGAGACTGCCAGTACAGACGTGCCCGTAGTCACTCGACTCAATAATGTTCAGTTTAGAAAAATGATCCGACCCGAGGACACGATCGAAATCGTGGTGGATCTAACTGACCGTCTAGCCAATGCGTTTTACCTAAAAGGTAAGGTTTCTGTGGACGGAAAGGTGACGGCAAGGCTGGAATTTGTGTGTACAGCCACGGCGGTGGAATAG
- a CDS encoding DUF1559 domain-containing protein — MLKVFRRRGFTLIELLVVIAIIAILIALLLPAVQQAREAARRTQCKNQLKQLALACHNYHDTYSMFPMSTNADGSLDPPTPPGNNNNTPPGHQINQVARLNHRGWIGVLPFIEQSALFNSINTSGATGSYNRAGHPELAGNLADPYLNGNSQYVSKSLSAFLCPSDPGATHYTGPSANYVISPQAAANGQYAPLISYDFSVQRYSSQMNLWSIRGKNTRRMFGMQSNSRIRDVTDGTSNTVMLLEATREVKNGINQSWGHAKWVGNGIDLAVSNTNTTSAPGFRKINYWTCCPWWGTPNSSTIADGRLRDWGTVGSLHVGGAQAALGDGSVRFLSENADGTVLNNLAFIADGNIIGDF, encoded by the coding sequence ATGCTTAAGGTCTTCAGAAGGCGAGGGTTCACCCTCATTGAATTGCTGGTCGTCATTGCGATCATTGCAATTCTCATCGCATTGCTGCTGCCAGCAGTGCAGCAGGCAAGAGAAGCAGCACGCCGAACGCAGTGCAAGAACCAGCTGAAGCAGCTTGCGCTGGCTTGCCACAACTACCATGACACGTACAGTATGTTCCCTATGTCGACAAATGCAGACGGATCACTCGATCCCCCAACTCCGCCGGGCAACAACAATAACACCCCGCCTGGTCACCAAATAAATCAAGTTGCTCGATTGAACCACAGAGGCTGGATTGGAGTGCTTCCATTTATCGAACAGTCAGCCCTGTTCAATTCCATCAACACGTCTGGAGCGACTGGGTCGTACAATCGAGCCGGACACCCGGAACTAGCCGGCAACTTGGCGGATCCGTATCTGAACGGGAATTCGCAGTACGTCAGCAAGTCTTTGAGTGCGTTCCTCTGCCCATCAGACCCTGGCGCTACTCACTACACAGGGCCTTCAGCAAATTATGTAATCAGCCCGCAGGCAGCGGCCAATGGCCAATACGCACCACTGATCAGTTACGATTTCTCCGTTCAACGCTACTCGAGTCAAATGAATCTGTGGTCTATCCGAGGCAAGAACACTCGCCGTATGTTTGGCATGCAGTCGAACAGTCGAATCCGGGATGTCACAGATGGAACCAGCAACACCGTCATGTTGCTTGAAGCGACACGAGAGGTCAAGAACGGAATTAATCAATCGTGGGGCCATGCCAAGTGGGTTGGCAACGGAATAGATCTTGCCGTTTCCAATACGAACACCACCTCTGCACCGGGATTTCGTAAGATCAACTATTGGACCTGCTGCCCATGGTGGGGAACGCCAAACAGCAGCACCATCGCTGATGGCCGACTACGAGACTGGGGCACCGTCGGCAGCCTTCACGTTGGCGGTGCGCAGGCCGCACTCGGCGACGGATCTGTTCGGTTCCTGAGCGAAAATGCAGACGGGACAGTTTTGAATAACCTAGCCTTCATTGCAGACGGAAACATCATCGGCGACTTTTAG
- a CDS encoding sigma-54 dependent transcriptional regulator produces MSGIIFQRKSILIVEDEQIIRETMAEFLQGEGFEVRATGTVSEALNIVKERDYDVAICDVQLPDGDGVRLLRQLHRLNPGIFVLVISAYATVENAVEAFTAGAFDYLVKPVRFEELTNRLQRLFKFQDLYSENQRLRKDLARSAGFDQIVGSSAILQNTLKTIRKVAATNSNVLLVGETGTGKELFAREIHMAGPNKDEKFIAVNCGTRPVEMLEAQLFGVEGGQPGAFRTAGGGTVFLDEIAALPPGTQAELLRAIEYQQFMPVGGSEAVKVEARIIAATSRDLGREVSEGNFQEDLFYRLDGVKIRIPPLRERLDDIPELVEYFIIRHRETMGKRVSGATSDTIRTLMAAHWKGNVRQLDNAIERAVMMCEGEEILPSDLPPDLLGMGSSLPDTDDLRSALRHYEKLHITRVLKQCPDKKEAAKRLKLGLSSLYRKIEELKIEI; encoded by the coding sequence GTGTCGGGAATTATCTTCCAGCGCAAGTCGATTTTGATCGTTGAAGACGAGCAGATTATTCGGGAAACGATGGCTGAATTTCTTCAGGGCGAAGGCTTTGAAGTGCGAGCCACCGGGACCGTTTCGGAAGCGCTGAATATCGTCAAGGAACGCGACTACGACGTGGCAATCTGCGACGTTCAGCTTCCGGACGGCGATGGCGTGCGTCTGCTGCGTCAGCTACACCGCCTGAACCCGGGCATTTTTGTGCTTGTGATTTCGGCCTATGCGACCGTCGAAAATGCCGTCGAGGCGTTTACGGCCGGGGCTTTTGATTATCTGGTGAAGCCGGTCCGTTTCGAAGAATTGACCAATCGGCTGCAACGCCTGTTCAAGTTTCAGGATCTCTACAGCGAAAATCAGCGACTTCGCAAAGACCTCGCCCGAAGTGCGGGGTTCGATCAGATCGTCGGTTCCAGTGCGATCCTGCAGAACACGCTGAAGACGATTCGGAAAGTCGCGGCCACGAATTCCAACGTGTTGCTTGTGGGAGAAACCGGGACAGGGAAAGAGCTGTTTGCTCGAGAAATTCACATGGCCGGCCCGAATAAGGACGAGAAATTCATCGCTGTCAATTGTGGTACTCGGCCGGTCGAGATGCTGGAAGCGCAGTTGTTTGGTGTCGAAGGGGGGCAACCGGGAGCCTTTCGGACAGCGGGTGGCGGAACCGTCTTTCTTGATGAAATTGCTGCACTTCCGCCTGGAACTCAGGCTGAGTTGCTTCGAGCAATTGAATACCAACAGTTCATGCCGGTCGGCGGTTCTGAGGCTGTCAAAGTGGAAGCCCGAATTATTGCCGCGACGTCACGTGATCTCGGTCGCGAAGTCTCTGAGGGCAACTTCCAGGAAGATCTGTTCTACCGTCTGGACGGCGTAAAAATTCGGATCCCGCCACTTCGGGAGCGTCTGGATGATATTCCGGAGCTCGTGGAATACTTCATCATTCGCCATCGGGAAACCATGGGGAAACGTGTTTCCGGGGCAACCAGCGATACCATTCGTACCTTGATGGCTGCCCACTGGAAAGGAAACGTCCGTCAGCTCGACAACGCCATTGAGCGTGCCGTGATGATGTGCGAAGGAGAAGAGATTCTTCCGTCAGATCTGCCACCGGATTTGCTGGGAATGGGCTCTTCGCTTCCAGATACAGACGACCTTCGATCTGCTTTGCGCCACTATGAAAAGTTGCACATTACTCGGGTACTGAAGCAGTGCCCGGATAAGAAGGAAGCGGCAAAGCGACTGAAGTTGGGACTTTCGAGCCTCTATCGAAAGATTGAAGAACTGAAAATCGAAATCTAA